A window from Exiguobacterium marinum DSM 16307 encodes these proteins:
- a CDS encoding YggS family pyridoxal phosphate-dependent enzyme, whose protein sequence is MSISDNVKQVQSIMSAHVQGVEPTLIAVTKSVGVDVTNALYEEGIRDFGENRPESLLEKVENLPKDARFHFIGTLQTRKVRQIIDHVAAIHSLDRLSLASEIDKRANRTIDCFVQVNTSGEDSKHGLEIEEVMPFIENCKQYPHIRIIGLMTMAPFTEEETILRETFRRLRHVRDEVTAKGYDHAPCTELSMGMSNDYPIAIEEGASFVRIGTVLVQ, encoded by the coding sequence GTGAGTATTTCAGATAATGTAAAACAAGTTCAATCGATTATGTCAGCGCACGTTCAAGGAGTGGAACCAACGTTAATCGCCGTCACGAAGTCGGTTGGCGTGGATGTGACGAATGCCCTCTATGAAGAAGGGATTCGTGATTTTGGAGAAAATCGTCCGGAGTCATTGCTCGAAAAAGTTGAAAACTTGCCGAAAGATGCGAGATTTCATTTTATCGGTACGTTACAGACGCGCAAGGTGAGACAAATCATCGATCACGTCGCAGCCATTCATTCTCTAGATCGGTTGTCACTCGCATCAGAGATTGATAAACGAGCAAACAGAACAATTGATTGTTTCGTTCAAGTGAACACGTCAGGAGAAGATTCAAAACATGGGCTTGAAATAGAGGAAGTCATGCCATTCATCGAGAATTGTAAACAGTATCCTCATATTCGAATCATTGGGTTGATGACAATGGCGCCGTTCACGGAAGAAGAGACAATCCTTCGTGAGACGTTCCGTCGTTTACGCCATGTACGTGATGAAGTGACGGCAAAAGGATACGATCACGCTCCTTGCACGGAACTGTCGATGGGGATGTCAAACGATTATCCAATCGCAATTGAAGAAGGCGCATCGTTTGTTCGTATTGGTACCGTACTTGTGCAATAA
- a CDS encoding YggT family protein, giving the protein MENVIPALGNTLSDLLGIYSWILIGYILLSWFPNARESKFGQILSALCEPFLAPFRRIIPPIGGMLDISPIVALFVLRMAQAGIAAIFG; this is encoded by the coding sequence ATGGAAAATGTAATTCCTGCCTTAGGCAACACGTTGAGTGATCTACTTGGCATCTATAGTTGGATTCTCATCGGCTATATCTTATTATCATGGTTCCCGAACGCACGTGAATCAAAGTTTGGTCAAATTTTATCGGCTTTGTGTGAACCGTTCTTGGCACCGTTTCGTCGAATCATCCCACCAATTGGTGGCATGCTTGATATCTCTCCAATCGTCGCTTTATTCGTGCTTCGTATGGCACAAGCCGGAATTGCTGCGATTTTCGGGTGA
- the ftsZ gene encoding cell division protein FtsZ, whose product MMYFDEAIDAVAKIKVIGVGGGGSNAVNRMIEHGVQGVEFIAVNTDAQALNMSKADVKLQLGAKLTRGLGAGANPDIGKKAAEESREQLLEALDGADMVFVTAGMGGGTGTGAAPVIAEISKEIGALTVGVVTKPFMFEGRKRMQHAQHGIQAFKEKVDTLIVIPNDKLLEIVERNTPMIEAFREADNVLRQGVQGITDLIAIPGLINLDFADVKTIMTEKGSALMGVGVATGENRAIEAAKKAISSPLLESSIEGAKGVLMNITGGLSLSLYEVTEAAQIVQSAADEEVNLIFGSVINENLNDEIIVTVIATEFAEEAQGTNPFPQQPKKQPEVENKEPQPKANETAQQDEGNFHRPVYGGDVPDETINIPAFVRQRRN is encoded by the coding sequence ATGATGTACTTTGATGAGGCGATTGACGCCGTAGCAAAAATTAAAGTAATTGGAGTCGGTGGTGGCGGGTCGAACGCTGTTAACCGGATGATTGAGCATGGGGTGCAAGGAGTCGAATTCATCGCTGTCAATACGGATGCACAAGCTTTGAACATGTCGAAAGCTGATGTGAAACTTCAACTTGGTGCTAAATTGACACGTGGTCTCGGTGCAGGTGCGAACCCTGACATCGGAAAAAAAGCGGCAGAAGAAAGTCGTGAACAGTTACTCGAAGCGCTTGACGGAGCGGATATGGTCTTCGTCACGGCGGGTATGGGGGGCGGAACCGGAACGGGTGCTGCTCCAGTTATCGCTGAGATTTCGAAAGAAATTGGCGCGCTAACAGTTGGTGTTGTTACAAAGCCGTTCATGTTCGAAGGACGGAAACGAATGCAACACGCCCAGCACGGGATACAGGCATTTAAAGAAAAAGTAGATACACTCATCGTGATTCCAAACGATAAGCTTCTTGAAATCGTTGAACGTAACACGCCGATGATTGAAGCGTTCCGTGAAGCGGATAACGTACTTCGTCAAGGTGTGCAAGGGATTACAGATTTGATTGCGATTCCAGGTCTCATCAACCTCGACTTCGCTGACGTGAAAACGATTATGACGGAAAAAGGATCTGCTCTTATGGGTGTCGGTGTCGCTACAGGTGAAAACCGAGCTATTGAAGCAGCAAAGAAAGCGATTTCGTCTCCACTTCTTGAATCTTCGATTGAAGGGGCAAAAGGTGTCTTGATGAACATTACGGGTGGACTTAGCCTCAGCTTGTATGAAGTGACAGAAGCGGCTCAAATCGTTCAAAGTGCAGCCGATGAAGAAGTGAACTTGATTTTCGGTTCGGTTATCAACGAAAACTTGAACGATGAAATCATCGTTACGGTGATTGCAACTGAATTCGCTGAGGAAGCGCAAGGGACGAATCCGTTCCCTCAGCAACCGAAAAAGCAGCCTGAAGTTGAGAACAAGGAACCTCAACCAAAAGCAAATGAAACGGCTCAACAAGATGAAGGGAACTTCCATCGCCCAGTGTATGGAGGAGACGTCCCAGATGAGACGATTAACATCCCTGCGTTCGTGAGACAACGTCGTAACTAA
- the ftsA gene encoding cell division protein FtsA: MEANGYVAALDIGTSEIKLVVGELLGGTLNILAEGCAPSAGVKRGAVVDIDKTVQAIKQAVEHAETSLGDQIQSVYVAIEGEHIQIAPCHGIASVKREDQEITDEDVMEVINSAQVMRLPDEMSVIDVIPSSFTVDQQTGVVDPRGMLGYRLEMHGKMVTGSKTILHSIRRSIERAGLRLEGFILGNLALGMSAASVDEIDLGIGLVDVGHEKTTVSVFYRGDLVYSYILPVGGDHMTRDLVYKLNCKYQDAKVAKEEYGLALEEMADETEGFSYTNINGEVAFEPQSEISYVLEARIEEMFTLMLNMVQKVGVPTLNGGYLLCGGAAALPGIQELATRIMGQKTRLYQPSSIGVRHPKYATAVGVLKYVLMSDHHVSKSQLEKPEVRYESLNNKQEATDTHVGENEYETDQESKKGFSRFMEKLFGV, translated from the coding sequence TTGGAAGCGAATGGTTATGTGGCCGCATTAGATATTGGAACGTCAGAGATTAAGCTCGTCGTCGGTGAATTGCTCGGCGGAACGCTTAATATTTTGGCGGAAGGGTGTGCACCGTCTGCGGGTGTAAAACGTGGCGCTGTCGTAGACATCGATAAAACAGTCCAAGCGATCAAACAAGCCGTTGAACATGCTGAAACATCGTTAGGCGATCAAATTCAATCTGTATACGTTGCCATTGAAGGAGAACATATCCAAATTGCCCCATGTCATGGGATCGCATCCGTGAAGCGAGAAGATCAGGAAATTACAGATGAAGACGTGATGGAAGTCATTAATTCAGCTCAAGTGATGCGACTACCAGATGAAATGAGTGTCATTGATGTGATTCCATCTTCATTCACGGTCGATCAACAAACGGGTGTCGTGGACCCTCGTGGCATGCTTGGTTATCGACTAGAGATGCATGGGAAAATGGTTACCGGATCGAAGACAATTTTACATAGTATTCGTCGTTCGATTGAACGCGCCGGACTACGTCTCGAAGGATTTATTTTGGGGAACCTCGCGCTCGGCATGAGTGCGGCCTCTGTTGACGAAATCGATTTAGGTATTGGACTTGTCGATGTCGGACATGAAAAGACAACGGTCTCAGTATTTTATCGTGGAGACCTCGTCTATTCGTATATCCTTCCAGTCGGTGGCGATCATATGACGAGAGATTTAGTCTATAAATTAAATTGTAAGTATCAAGATGCCAAAGTGGCGAAAGAAGAGTACGGTCTCGCACTCGAAGAAATGGCTGATGAGACAGAAGGTTTCTCCTACACGAATATCAATGGGGAAGTAGCATTTGAACCACAATCAGAAATTAGCTATGTTTTAGAAGCAAGAATAGAGGAAATGTTTACCCTTATGTTGAATATGGTTCAAAAAGTAGGTGTTCCGACGCTGAATGGTGGATATTTACTTTGTGGTGGAGCAGCTGCTCTACCTGGTATTCAAGAATTGGCAACGCGTATTATGGGCCAAAAGACGAGATTATATCAACCTTCGTCGATTGGGGTGAGACACCCAAAATATGCGACGGCAGTCGGCGTATTGAAATATGTCTTAATGAGTGATCATCACGTTTCAAAATCTCAACTTGAAAAACCGGAAGTTCGCTATGAATCGCTTAATAATAAGCAGGAAGCGACCGATACTCATGTTGGAGAGAACGAATACGAGACCGATCAAGAGTCGAAAAAAGGTTTTAGTCGTTTTATGGAAAAATTATTTGGCGTTTAA
- a CDS encoding cell division protein FtsQ/DivIB, with product MEPSQQTVRSLEDRIPYMKKQRRKKANRRMFSVLSLFGILILLVVYMQTSMSNVKEVTVSGLYWLEESYVFQDMELDTSTKFIGLSPKKMSAQMEKLPGVKRVEIDRSWYNLVYVNVTEEKMIAYARADKGDVVVLADGSLHPTGTITDPRKLKDGPLLREFNSEQELEKIASELEQVDDATRARMSEIILSKQKGEPTRYEIFMNDGNTLLTPPLKLSETVSKYGEIYENIPKGERGTVVMDGGFYFVPYKKTNE from the coding sequence ATGGAACCAAGTCAACAAACGGTACGCAGTTTAGAAGACCGTATTCCGTACATGAAGAAACAACGACGAAAAAAAGCGAATCGTCGGATGTTCTCTGTGCTCTCACTGTTTGGGATCCTTATCTTACTTGTGGTCTATATGCAAACCTCGATGTCGAATGTGAAAGAAGTGACTGTATCCGGACTCTATTGGTTAGAAGAGTCTTATGTGTTTCAAGATATGGAACTCGACACATCGACAAAGTTCATCGGTTTGTCCCCAAAAAAGATGAGTGCGCAAATGGAAAAGTTGCCTGGTGTCAAGCGGGTAGAAATTGATCGTTCTTGGTATAATTTGGTATACGTCAACGTAACGGAAGAGAAGATGATTGCATATGCGAGAGCGGACAAAGGCGACGTCGTCGTCTTAGCCGATGGTTCACTCCATCCGACGGGTACCATCACCGACCCGAGGAAATTAAAAGATGGTCCATTGCTTAGGGAATTTAATTCGGAGCAAGAGCTTGAAAAAATTGCGAGTGAACTTGAACAAGTGGATGATGCGACGCGTGCCCGTATGTCGGAAATCATCCTGTCAAAACAAAAAGGAGAACCGACGCGCTACGAGATCTTTATGAATGACGGAAATACGTTGCTCACACCGCCTTTGAAGTTAAGCGAAACCGTATCAAAGTATGGAGAAATTTATGAAAACATCCCTAAAGGCGAGCGTGGAACAGTCGTCATGGATGGTGGTTTTTATTTTGTTCCATACAAGAAAACGAATGAATAA
- a CDS encoding polyphenol oxidase family protein gives MQLLHTWETKTNRYHAYVTTRTDGHNAGNVGLHVDDDIDQVVLNRQFFFQQANLSLEGSVWADQVHETSVRYVNASDRGKGAFRYDEAIPQTDGLLTTEESLPLALVFADCVPLFFCAKDYGVIGIAHAGWKGTVGNIVESMIRAFEDKGIDAKEVEMLVGPSISGYDYEVDRRVLDAVQSVSPIAYNQAVRDESGNHAHLSLQTVNEVLAKEHDTTVIQSNLTTGADAPFFSYRDGEVKRRFAAVIVKERKL, from the coding sequence ATGCAACTGTTACATACATGGGAAACAAAGACGAATCGCTATCACGCCTATGTGACAACGCGAACGGATGGACACAATGCAGGGAATGTCGGACTTCACGTCGACGATGACATTGACCAGGTCGTTCTAAATCGTCAGTTTTTCTTTCAACAAGCTAACCTTTCTTTAGAAGGCTCGGTGTGGGCCGATCAAGTACATGAAACGAGCGTTCGATATGTGAATGCCTCGGATCGTGGGAAGGGTGCATTTCGATACGATGAAGCGATTCCGCAAACAGATGGTCTCTTAACTACGGAAGAATCGTTGCCGTTAGCACTTGTCTTTGCAGATTGTGTGCCGCTCTTCTTCTGTGCAAAAGACTATGGAGTCATTGGGATCGCCCATGCCGGGTGGAAGGGAACTGTCGGTAATATCGTCGAGTCTATGATTCGCGCATTCGAAGACAAGGGGATTGATGCTAAAGAAGTGGAAATGCTTGTCGGTCCGTCGATTTCAGGATACGACTATGAGGTCGACCGTCGTGTACTAGATGCGGTTCAATCCGTTTCGCCGATCGCCTATAACCAAGCGGTACGAGATGAATCAGGCAATCATGCCCATTTATCACTTCAGACTGTTAATGAAGTATTGGCAAAAGAGCATGACACAACCGTCATCCAATCGAATTTAACGACTGGTGCAGACGCCCCGTTTTTCTCGTATCGTGATGGAGAGGTTAAACGCCGATTTGCAGCAGTCATCGTCAAGGAGCGTAAATTGTGA
- the murG gene encoding undecaprenyldiphospho-muramoylpentapeptide beta-N-acetylglucosaminyltransferase: MKIMISGGGTGGHIYPALALIETLQKRHPNLQVQYVGTENGLEADLVPRAGVPFKSIQIAGLKRSLSLENLKTAYWFLKAVRSLKKDMAAFKPDVVIGTGGFVSGPVVYTAQQLGIPTILHEQNSIPGLTNKFLSKKADRVALSFKGSDVHFPGANVRLIGNPRGSEVLQTEVDAAAVREHYQLDARPIVLIYGGSRGAEAINRAVIEAVPALSDLPINVLYVTGKVHYEAVLKQAPKSENVHIHPYVYDMPSLLACTSLVISRAGASTISELTALGLPSVLIPSPYVTADHQTKNASALVENGAALLVKEEVLTGETLIQAIRKVLERQEEMAKASHALGFPDASNALADLVEEVIR, from the coding sequence ATGAAAATCATGATTTCTGGTGGAGGTACCGGTGGTCATATTTACCCGGCCCTCGCATTGATTGAGACGTTACAAAAACGTCACCCTAATTTACAGGTACAATACGTCGGAACGGAGAATGGGTTAGAAGCCGATCTTGTTCCTAGAGCTGGTGTCCCGTTCAAATCAATTCAAATCGCTGGATTGAAGCGCTCCCTCTCCCTCGAGAACTTGAAGACGGCGTACTGGTTCTTGAAGGCTGTACGCTCTCTAAAAAAAGATATGGCAGCATTCAAACCAGACGTCGTCATCGGAACAGGCGGATTCGTGTCAGGACCGGTCGTCTATACGGCGCAACAACTAGGTATCCCGACCATCCTGCATGAACAAAACAGCATCCCAGGGTTGACGAATAAGTTTTTATCCAAAAAAGCTGATCGGGTCGCTCTTTCGTTTAAAGGATCGGATGTCCATTTCCCAGGCGCGAACGTCCGCTTGATCGGAAATCCGCGTGGTAGCGAAGTATTGCAGACGGAAGTCGATGCGGCTGCCGTACGAGAACATTACCAGTTAGATGCACGTCCAATCGTCTTGATATACGGTGGAAGCCGAGGTGCGGAAGCAATCAACCGTGCAGTTATAGAGGCTGTTCCGGCGCTCTCGGACTTGCCAATCAATGTACTCTACGTAACGGGTAAAGTACATTACGAAGCCGTGTTAAAACAAGCGCCAAAGTCTGAAAATGTTCATATTCATCCATATGTGTATGATATGCCATCACTGCTCGCTTGTACGTCACTCGTCATCTCTCGAGCAGGGGCATCGACGATTTCAGAATTGACCGCACTCGGATTACCGAGCGTGTTGATTCCGAGCCCTTACGTGACGGCAGACCATCAGACAAAAAATGCTTCTGCCCTTGTCGAGAACGGGGCGGCGCTCCTCGTAAAAGAAGAAGTTTTGACGGGAGAAACGCTCATTCAAGCGATTCGAAAAGTCCTTGAACGTCAGGAAGAGATGGCGAAAGCCTCCCATGCACTCGGATTCCCGGATGCATCAAATGCCTTGGCCGATTTAGTAGAAGAAGTCATTCGATAA
- a CDS encoding cell division protein SepF — translation MSIKNKMKDFFGLEEDPNSTYEEEEYAVANTATPSTTETSVMKQEDRPKSANNLVALNTKKKERSKVVLAEPRVFAEAQDISDQLKENRAVIVNLQRMSKEQSRQVVNFLSGVVYALEGSMTSIGHNTILCTPNNVELTGSISNLISEDELHSKGW, via the coding sequence ATGTCAATCAAAAACAAAATGAAAGATTTCTTTGGACTCGAGGAAGATCCGAACAGCACATATGAGGAAGAAGAGTATGCCGTCGCAAATACAGCAACTCCTTCAACGACTGAAACATCGGTCATGAAACAAGAGGATCGTCCAAAATCAGCGAATAACCTCGTCGCGTTAAATACGAAAAAGAAAGAACGTTCAAAAGTCGTATTGGCTGAACCGCGTGTGTTCGCTGAAGCACAGGACATTAGTGATCAACTAAAAGAAAACCGTGCTGTCATCGTCAATCTTCAACGCATGTCAAAAGAACAATCGCGTCAAGTCGTCAACTTCCTTTCAGGTGTTGTCTATGCATTGGAAGGGTCGATGACTTCGATTGGACATAACACGATTCTGTGTACTCCGAACAACGTCGAATTGACTGGCTCAATCTCAAACTTGATCTCGGAGGATGAACTTCACAGTAAAGGGTGGTAA